The following coding sequences lie in one Sandaracinaceae bacterium genomic window:
- a CDS encoding J domain-containing protein, which yields MAKNYYEVLGVPRDAAAPDIKRAFRKLAKQFHPDHNPGDAKAEERFKLVSQAYDVLGDEEKRKLYDQFGEDGLRDGFDPRRHAAHGAEAFAGFDFADIFGGRPGAGRGPRGVRMEDFADMFGGRAQRGRDVTGSVSVSFVEALRGCDRELSMTDASGSVRGVKVKVPAGVTDGAKIRVRGQGQPGGGGAGDLLLEVKVGTHPAYWREGKQLHVKLPVTPLEAYRGAKVAVPTLEGDVRVAVPAGSQTGHKLRLRGKGAPEAKGEPGDLIVHLEVRLPDARSEAVEAALETIDAAFTGDVRANLSLS from the coding sequence ATGGCAAAGAACTACTACGAAGTGCTCGGCGTGCCCCGAGACGCCGCAGCTCCCGACATCAAGCGCGCGTTTCGCAAGCTCGCGAAGCAGTTCCACCCGGACCACAACCCCGGGGACGCGAAGGCCGAGGAGCGCTTCAAGCTGGTGTCCCAGGCGTACGACGTGCTGGGGGACGAGGAGAAGCGGAAGCTCTACGACCAGTTCGGTGAGGATGGCCTGCGGGACGGGTTCGACCCGCGCCGTCATGCCGCCCACGGTGCAGAGGCGTTCGCGGGCTTCGACTTTGCCGACATCTTCGGTGGCCGGCCTGGCGCGGGGCGCGGCCCACGTGGGGTCCGCATGGAGGACTTCGCCGACATGTTCGGAGGCCGTGCCCAGCGTGGCCGCGACGTGACGGGCAGCGTGAGCGTCAGCTTCGTGGAGGCGCTGCGCGGCTGCGATCGGGAGCTCTCCATGACCGACGCGAGCGGCAGCGTCCGGGGCGTGAAGGTGAAGGTCCCAGCGGGTGTCACGGACGGCGCCAAGATCCGCGTGCGCGGCCAAGGCCAGCCCGGAGGAGGCGGGGCTGGCGACCTGCTCCTCGAGGTGAAGGTGGGGACGCACCCGGCGTATTGGCGTGAGGGCAAGCAGCTGCACGTGAAGCTGCCCGTCACCCCGCTCGAGGCCTACCGTGGCGCCAAGGTCGCGGTGCCCACACTGGAGGGCGACGTCCGCGTCGCCGTGCCCGCGGGCAGCCAGACCGGACACAAGCTGCGCCTGCGCGGGAAGGGCGCCCCCGAGGCCAAGGGAGAACCTGGGGACCTCATCGTCCACCTCGAGGTCCGCCTCCCGGACGCCCGCAGCGAAGCCGTCGAGGCTGCCCTCGAGACCATCGACGCCGCGTTCACCGGCGACGTCCGCGCCAACCTCTCCCTGAGCTGA